gaaaactgacaactcatgccataattaaatctcgaattaatagctcaaaatattataaggagactcatataaatatacatttctAATCTCTTATTATGaatcatctttgtgcgttgtggtggagcagttggaacatataccacacatccaaaaattttaagatgggaactatttggctcttgaccaaaaataaattgtaatggggagtatttataatttattggcttgatgcatacaacatgtaaatcaatacaatctcatgttgaaatagaaagttttgttctcataagtaatgatttagctattagttggaggcatttgaaACACAATTCAGCTAAACTATTTTGTGTGAACATGAGTTACAGGATATTCAACTGTTATCCCAATTAACATGCAATAATTattgaaaacttgggatgtaaactcaccaaaattagtaagatgaattgttttaactgcataatctgaaattaatcatttaaacaagcaatctcgcaAACGGCAGGTTGTGAGTTGATAACACAtaagtgattattttgtagatgcatttaccaaaatcatataatatcaaaactatccacatggtggatgaatgagcccatatttgttttagaaatgcaagacattaaatctcaactttagctagttagttaataatcaattttcattaagaacaagcaacatatgagaatttttttaaattaaagaatcttctggttctttaatggatgtccatatgatatctcaattaattttcgcatcatatacgatccaggatggtctaactagtcacgtcagtagtaaacacatttgtattagtaaacttctggtttactttaacatgtgtttcaattgtactaaattgtaacaaattgataattttattatcattccttttaatttgtattcatatataagtactattgtgacatttactattgGAAATATctaaatgtaaaatttataataccaccaagtcaataaatataatttacaaataatcatatgcaatattcacttcaggaaacatgccaaaatcttcaaatgcccaaaaatccattaatagcaaactttgagagtggatcttattttccaggtgtacaataggtacataaccaacgacttttcatacataagttttctctcttacaagttctcatcaataatattttaccacgtaattttaattgagaacttattctaaatactgtagagttatactcacaatttttcaaaaaaacttgcaactctAAGTGCATCTAACCATaataagctttagatagaattatcacgatatgagatccattacaaataacttttaaaagtaatgcaTTAACCATAAAAAATTTTGTGCCTTTTAGAtagtgatatattagctcttctggagctttcaactaattttatactatcaaatattggaataatatttatttgtttcaataccaaataagataaatattttctatctataatgatagaattcattccTATATTttcatatccttcctcaaagaatattaacagaaacaaaatatttgggaatacgccacatatgtggccaataatattttgtatcgcatattgataacataagttatctttaccctttaaaGAGTTaccttgagaactctcattgttctcttatttattacattcacttcggggaatacaacaaatctagtaggacaaacttataaacatcccaatagattctttatttcataattaccatcgcaaacatgcgtgagatttcaaatcaaaatctatctatgcatgttgtcatgattagtctccaattacaataaataataaataaaatatagtaaaatatacctgaagatctttaacatcatcatcatcactagAAGATACGAGATAGTTCGAAAATATCCTTGACTTCATATGGATAATGttatcaaatctttcaccatccttaagaacaaaaagtaaaataagttaatcaaaataatgataacatataatgaaagaagaatgaaaaataataatcagatatgaaacattaaataaaagaaacttcttGTAAAAACTTTGCATAGAAATTGAAAATCATGGAGGATAAATTTGATCGTTGATAAAACGAACTATCACTTTGAGTAAGATCGTGCTGATAATGTgtcataaaataaagagagatggggagaataaagaacaaataaaatatgaaagcaatataaaatgtactttattgatcaaaatgggTGATTACAatacttcatcagagtctctatttatcggcataagaagtataaaagaagtaaagatctaattttaataactattagaatttaaagtacatcaaaactttatcttaatTCATTatagacatccacttaataaaatattcataacacttcacacttttattaatatgttaataCTATACTTCTAGATGCAATAGGTCACCTAGATTTTAACTATGGGTTTCTAGTTAAATCTAGAATTGTTGATAAGGGGATTAGGCTATTAGGTCTGCCTAGTAGCCCGGTTTGTATGGGTTGGACCTACTTTTAACAAGGTATTTAATTCAATATAATCTtgaattttattatcaaaatttaaaaataataataagtttatattcaatttgtattaaatattataattatttaagtttattttttttacttaattaatatttagatactaCTTTGTAttagtttatcaaattaaacTCAAAATGTTACTAAgtttatcataaaaaaaactataaattctataaaagaaatcaaattacaAAAACCTTGGAAAACTTTTGGCAGACAAAcacaaatttatctttttttctaaaacactaaatataaaatcaaaataaaaaattaaaacttaaaagaacttaaaagaaatttgaaaaaatttagaGGCAGCAGTTACCAGCCCTCTAAATTCGCCTatgatggtttgatttttttaattattgtaatattttaattatcaaaatagttaatacattttaattatatttaataatttaaataatttttaataaaataaaatatattagttaatgaattaaaaaataagtataataaatTAAGAACCAATATAAGAAAATACATGAATTATATATCTCGCAACTATAGTGAAAACTTTTTAAAAGAGTATATGTGAATTAAAATGATTTTAgctattaaatcaaaataaagattttaaaccttagattttgtatttaacttatttaatttaaataaaaacaacaaccaattttttttttcaccatGCAATTAAAGTCTTAAGGTgaaaaaatttgaataattttacttttttatttaatttatttttttttagaaaaaattggaATGGAAAGCAAGAGATTGGGATTCTTAAGATTAAAATTGATTGATTTCaactaagaaaaaaaattctcaaaaattgtaaaatgaaAAAATCAACTAAGAgaaaaaatcttgaaatttttaGACTGAAATTGTCAACCAAATTTTTCAGTCAAGAAAAATTAATACTAATACtcaaaatgattaatttttttaaaatacaaattgattaattttaataaccTTAATCTCTTGCTTTCTATTCTAATTTTATTTgctccaaaagaaaaaaaatagaaaataaatttgaaagtaaaGATTATCCAAATTTTTTCACCTTAAGATTTTAATTGTAcaacgaaaagaaaaaaagaagaaagaagtgAAAGATTGGGTAttgtagtttttattttaataagataaattaaatataaaatctaaagcttagaatcatttattttgatttaacagctaaaattatttttattctcacGGTCCTCATTTTAAAAGTTCTCACTATAATTGTTACCataatatttataagtataaGTTGAAAGAAActtttgaattaataaaaaaatatttatcattcaaaatattaccaaattgacattttaaaaagaaattatatgaTGAAATTTCTATTCATTTAAACTAATGTAATTGAGTTGAGGTTGGATTTCAAAGTAAATGAGTACTATTATTTAATATCAATTAAtgtgataaaattaattttttatacaataaaaattttattcatttgaatTGTAAATTGAGTTTACGTATTAACAGTTACTAatattaattaacttttaataattgaaaaaatatattaatatttaattgaactttttttttacaaaatgttattagattaattagtttataTTATCGTTAAATTAGACTTTTCATTTATATTAAACTAAACTCattattttagaattattatagctaattaattataaaattataagctaattaaaattaaaacttaatcttGGAATGCTTAGTCATTGCTATTGAGAGGGGTTTGACagaataattttcaaataatctaGAGGGAGTATAAGCTGTAGAAGAGGCAGTACATCCTCCTCCTGTATTAAAAACAATACTCATGCCAATTAAgttaaaactcaatttttttttctttatttttagagttttattcaaataataactctattttaaaattaacataacatttttaagtaataattataaattaaattataatatttttgtatgtgtTGTAATGATCAtaaattctattaaattataattattttaagtgtataattatcacaacttttactctacttcaattttttattaaaatacaaatttagtAATACGATGAAAAAACCAAGAATGGTACCGGAGGTTGTTTTCGTTGTGTCGTTTTAAGAAGCCATTCGAAGCAGACAGAAGCAGTGTCATACGAAAGGGAAGTTGTATTTTGGAACACTGCAGCTCGAGCCTTAGCAAGGAAGCAGCAATGAGAAAGACGTTTCGGAAATTTGCAGTAATGAAATATGCTCCGCAGATTTATGTGAGGATGATGGCAAAGAGAGTTTTGGCTTTGGTCATCTTCAGATGACAAAGCATTTACTAACTACGGCAGATCAAAACCTTTACAACGAAATACCATAAATTCTAACTACCACCACCATAAAATACTCCCCAGTATCTATACAGTACACTTTCTAACTCATTTTTACCTATTTTTCTTTCTGGCTACCAAAAATAGCCTCTCTTGTTACAAGCTTTATTCCTCTCACCCATAGCTCTGCCATTTCGGACCCGCCTTCGCACATGAAATGAACCTCTTTGTTCTTGGTAGTCACCACTCGAAATACTCCAGGTTTGTTAGCATCACCCTTGCTCTGCCGGTTCTTCTCAAAGGCTGCACTTGGTCCCAATTCTGCCTCTCTGCATATAACATTTCTTCCACTTGATTTCCCCCAATGCAGCAGTCCGGAACTCTGCACCATTTTCATGTCTTTCGAGTGAGGATTGCCCTTTCCTCCCTTTGTATGCTTCAGGATACAGGCACCCCTGACAACAAGGTTGCGAGCGAGCTCATTTAGAATCACATGTTCAGCATCGTTTTTCAAGATGACAGTTTTTCGAGCAAGAGAGAGCGCAGTCTCCCCTTTAGCATTCTTGAAATCACAATTTGCCCCATGTGAGATTAAGAGCTCACACATTGGACCATGACCTTCCCTTGCTGCTAACATGAGTGGAGTGTATCCATCTCCATCGGGGACATTTACATCATAGCCCCTTCTCGTCAACAATGTCACGGCATCCAGGTCTCCATAGCGTGCCGCACAATGCAAAGCATAAAATCCTCCAGCATTGCGGTTGCCTTTTTCAAGTGCCAATTCGAGCATCACTTTCTCAAACAGGTCACGGTTTTGGTTCAGTTCAGACAATGTAATTGCTGTCTCACCAGATTTATTTAACAGCTTAACATCAGCTCCCGCATAAACTAGCAGCCGGAAAGCTTCAACATGACCTTTTAAGGCAGCAACCATGACTGCTGAGAAACCATTCTCATTTTGATGATCAAGATTAAATTGTCCACTTCCAATCACAGCTTTTAGAGCCTCAACGTCACCAGTTTCGGCAACAAACATCAAGGGAGAGAAAACCGATACATTGCTCGACTTCGGAATCCTTCCAACCTTGATTGCGTCCAGCACTGCTTGCTGAAAACCGAGGGACCACTGGTTTGAACCAGCAATCGAGCTAGCAGACTGACCAGAGATGTTAACTAAGCCAAAGTCGGCACCAGCCCCAGTCAACACTCTCAGACATTCTTCATGTTTGTACTTTGCGCAAATCATCAAAGCTGTGTCACCAGAGTCTGTCTTGGAGTTTAGATCACAACCGGAATCAATGAGAGATTGAAGGGTTTCCGACAAGCCAAGACGAGTTGCCATGTGTATTGGCCGGAACTCAGATTTCATGGTTTTAACTGGGCATTCTACATTTGCACCACAGCTCAAGAGCACTTTGACAGCTTCTGTACTGCCACAAAGGACCGCATGGTGCAGGAGGGTTCTTCCATAGTGAGTTGTCTCAAGGGGAAGGTGCTGAAGTAGCATCCGCAAGATGGCACcactattttcaaaatattctacCGCGCACCAACTGATAGCATAGGGCTCAGCCAGTCCTGCACCCACTCGAAACTCTTCCCCAGTAGTAGTGTCCCATGACCACGCTCCAAGACTTACTTTAATATCAGTTGGGCTCCCAGACTGTTAATGAGCCGAAGTAggttttaaataaacaaatactaACAATAATGGTAAAGGATTATTCGAAGCATGTTGTTCCTTAATGCAACTCTTTAAACTCTATTAGTTGATTTATAGGGGAAGATAATATCTTTCTAAAATGACTCTTCTTGGGGGAAATAAAGTACGACAGGGGTTGACCAGATCCAAATATAAACTAATATTATAATACTCGAGTGATTTAGATTCTACTCATAAAAAGCTTTCAGCTTAAAAACTTATACACCAGAAAGACATTTAGTGccaattttacatttatttagaGTTTCAAAAATTGTGTAAATCACCTGTAGAAGCAAGCGGACAACAGAGACCTGCCGACTAACCACGGCAGCAAGAAGTGCAGTGCAGTCAACGTTTGTGTATAAAGAAGGTTTAGACGACCGAAGCAGCTCCCTATGACTTGCACTTGCATCAACACCACACTGTTATTGAGCAGGAGACCATTAGattatcatataaaatttaaaataaaaaatactcctATGCAAAATTACATCAAGACCTGGTGACTGGTCCCGGAGGGCCAACTGAATAAGGCTAGTATGGAATTGATGGCtgagggtgagtttggatgggcggtgcatttacctgcggttagtgtaaaaacagcggtgacggtgagattagatactgtagcgtgagacaaaaagtaagctaaacgcaccgcaccaccCTGCCCTAAACTCACCCTAAATCAGCAAAAAGGGCAGCAATGCTAATCAATGTTGAATTACTTTGCCTTTTGAATGGTTAAAAACTGTTGAAATGTCCCTTTGTGTTCTATTATGGTCGATTTTAGAGCTTTACTCGTATAAACTGCTGCTAACTGGTGCACATGATAAGTTGGTATGATGGGTTTACCTTCATTAGGGTGTCCACGACTTCCACAAATCCCCTGCAGCAGGCGGTGACGAGAGCATGAATAGCAACATGCGGCCGAATTAAATCAGACCCCATGAGCAGTTCGGCAAGCCTTGCTTGCCCATGGCAGCTTGCCTCTAGAAGAGCCTCTTCGCAAGCT
This window of the Gossypium hirsutum isolate 1008001.06 chromosome A09, Gossypium_hirsutum_v2.1, whole genome shotgun sequence genome carries:
- the LOC107888850 gene encoding ankyrin-3 isoform X1, which produces MTVFSGSRQVVPVDYEAEVSQRLLEASLTGDLRSALECIADPFVDVNFVCAVCLKTRKTEVVLREESASEVRVEYEEFKTDVTALFLAVHVGNVSLVKKLLSVGADVNQKLFKGFATTVAVREGHLEILKILLKAGASQPACEEALLEASCHGQARLAELLMGSDLIRPHVAIHALVTACCRGFVEVVDTLMKCGVDASASHRELLRSSKPSLYTNVDCTALLAAVVSRQVSVVRLLLQSGSPTDIKVSLGAWSWDTTTGEEFRVGAGLAEPYAISWCAVEYFENSGAILRMLLQHLPLETTHYGRTLLHHAVLCGSTEAVKVLLSCGANVECPVKTMKSEFRPIHMATRLGLSETLQSLIDSGCDLNSKTDSGDTALMICAKYKHEECLRVLTGAGADFGLVNISGQSASSIAGSNQWSLGFQQAVLDAIKVGRIPKSSNVSVFSPLMFVAETGDVEALKAVIGSGQFNLDHQNENGFSAVMVAALKGHVEAFRLLVYAGADVKLLNKSGETAITLSELNQNRDLFEKVMLELALEKGNRNAGGFYALHCAARYGDLDAVTLLTRRGYDVNVPDGDGYTPLMLAAREGHGPMCELLISHGANCDFKNAKGETALSLARKTVILKNDAEHVILNELARNLVVRGACILKHTKGGKGNPHSKDMKMVQSSGLLHWGKSSGRNVICREAELGPSAAFEKNRQSKGDANKPGVFRVVTTKNKEVHFMCEGGSEMAELWVRGIKLVTREAIFGSQKEK
- the LOC107888850 gene encoding ankyrin repeat domain-containing protein 17 isoform X3 — protein: MGSDLIRPHVAIHALVTACCRGFVEVVDTLMKCGVDASASHRELLRSSKPSLYTNVDCTALLAAVVSRQVSVVRLLLQSGSPTDIKVSLGAWSWDTTTGEEFRVGAGLAEPYAISWCAVEYFENSGAILRMLLQHLPLETTHYGRTLLHHAVLCGSTEAVKVLLSCGANVECPVKTMKSEFRPIHMATRLGLSETLQSLIDSGCDLNSKTDSGDTALMICAKYKHEECLRVLTGAGADFGLVNISGQSASSIAGSNQWSLGFQQAVLDAIKVGRIPKSSNVSVFSPLMFVAETGDVEALKAVIGSGQFNLDHQNENGFSAVMVAALKGHVEAFRLLVYAGADVKLLNKSGETAITLSELNQNRDLFEKVMLELALEKGNRNAGGFYALHCAARYGDLDAVTLLTRRGYDVNVPDGDGYTPLMLAAREGHGPMCELLISHGANCDFKNAKGETALSLARKTVILKNDAEHVILNELARNLVVRGACILKHTKGGKGNPHSKDMKMVQSSGLLHWGKSSGRNVICREAELGPSAAFEKNRQSKGDANKPGVFRVVTTKNKEVHFMCEGGSEMAELWVRGIKLVTREAIFGSQKEK
- the LOC107888850 gene encoding ankyrin-3 isoform X2, coding for MMFSPFFGRLMRMMSVGADVNQKLFKGFATTVAVREGHLEILKILLKAGASQPACEEALLEASCHGQARLAELLMGSDLIRPHVAIHALVTACCRGFVEVVDTLMKCGVDASASHRELLRSSKPSLYTNVDCTALLAAVVSRQVSVVRLLLQSGSPTDIKVSLGAWSWDTTTGEEFRVGAGLAEPYAISWCAVEYFENSGAILRMLLQHLPLETTHYGRTLLHHAVLCGSTEAVKVLLSCGANVECPVKTMKSEFRPIHMATRLGLSETLQSLIDSGCDLNSKTDSGDTALMICAKYKHEECLRVLTGAGADFGLVNISGQSASSIAGSNQWSLGFQQAVLDAIKVGRIPKSSNVSVFSPLMFVAETGDVEALKAVIGSGQFNLDHQNENGFSAVMVAALKGHVEAFRLLVYAGADVKLLNKSGETAITLSELNQNRDLFEKVMLELALEKGNRNAGGFYALHCAARYGDLDAVTLLTRRGYDVNVPDGDGYTPLMLAAREGHGPMCELLISHGANCDFKNAKGETALSLARKTVILKNDAEHVILNELARNLVVRGACILKHTKGGKGNPHSKDMKMVQSSGLLHWGKSSGRNVICREAELGPSAAFEKNRQSKGDANKPGVFRVVTTKNKEVHFMCEGGSEMAELWVRGIKLVTREAIFGSQKEK